A genomic window from Myxococcales bacterium includes:
- a CDS encoding fibro-slime domain-containing protein, producing the protein MRALHRPTPAIALVALVALAFACGTADPPSTFDAGDQGQARTFGDGGATPPFPDGGRPPEGCGSVVTGVVRDFRAGGDFQCTNSGYTDASGKECGPWDPDIVGRLGSRLGPGRKPVFAAKSRTLSTTNPARFPEWFADTPGVNLGRPFKVTLVAGASGTSSFDTPLFFPIDGELLASSASDPDRGPYKSDDGRVRNFHFTYELHTTFRYDRGNVFAFRGDDDVFVYVNDRLAVNLGGIHVPMSGKIALDTGRVELTVEPQWASLVNMKARSDLGLDQAIPNGVAGTVDLGGLAPGGVYALDFFFAERNCCGSNFRVETNLAFVDCGSGTVK; encoded by the coding sequence ATGCGCGCGCTCCACCGCCCCACGCCCGCGATCGCCCTCGTGGCCCTCGTGGCCCTCGCCTTTGCCTGCGGCACGGCCGACCCTCCGAGCACGTTCGACGCGGGCGACCAGGGCCAAGCCCGTACGTTCGGCGACGGCGGAGCGACCCCTCCGTTCCCGGACGGCGGGCGCCCCCCGGAGGGCTGCGGCAGCGTGGTGACCGGCGTCGTGCGCGACTTCCGGGCCGGCGGCGACTTCCAGTGCACGAACAGCGGCTACACCGACGCCTCGGGCAAGGAGTGCGGTCCGTGGGATCCGGACATCGTTGGGCGCCTCGGCTCGCGCCTCGGGCCGGGCCGAAAGCCGGTGTTCGCGGCGAAGTCGCGCACGCTGAGCACGACCAACCCGGCGCGCTTCCCCGAGTGGTTCGCGGACACGCCGGGCGTGAACCTCGGGCGCCCCTTCAAGGTGACGCTGGTCGCAGGCGCCTCGGGCACATCGTCGTTCGACACGCCGCTGTTCTTCCCCATCGACGGCGAGCTCCTCGCGTCCTCCGCGTCGGATCCCGACCGCGGCCCTTACAAGAGCGACGACGGCAGGGTCCGCAACTTCCACTTCACGTACGAGCTCCACACAACGTTCCGATACGACCGCGGCAACGTGTTCGCGTTCCGCGGCGACGACGACGTCTTCGTGTACGTGAACGATCGCCTCGCGGTGAACCTGGGCGGCATCCATGTGCCCATGTCGGGGAAGATCGCCCTCGACACCGGGCGCGTCGAGCTCACCGTGGAGCCGCAGTGGGCGAGCCTGGTGAACATGAAGGCGCGCAGCGATCTCGGCCTCGACCAGGCCATTCCCAACGGGGTCGCGGGCACCGTGGATTTGGGAGGCCTCGCGCCGGGCGGCGTGTACGCGCTCGACTTCTTCTTCGCCGAGCGCAACTGCTGCGGCTCGAACTTCCGAGTCGAGACCAACCTGGCGTTCGTGGACTGCGGCTCGGGCACGGTGAAGTAG
- a CDS encoding thioesterase family protein yields MTSLETPAADPSNVVPEDDTPGIYGHEGVVRGLRGALTLTPLQRDDGDGDGDDGARRFRLVVEDGWQQGRGAFGGLVLGALAQAIEASEPDPTRRLRALTGQLPGPVPVGESLLRVAAVRRGTGASTWQAWLHHAGETLAVATAVLGRSRGDEASADLQKRASPPWSEVPVTQVGPPLAPRFLQHFELRVTGPVPFSGDEPRCEGFVRERGARSRERSAAEVIALSDVYWPTFLVRQSAPRALATVSFSLQLMTSPADLDPGAPLFHQARELGRFGGFVAEQRDLFTPDGALVAVSQQTFAIVK; encoded by the coding sequence GTGACGAGCCTCGAGACCCCCGCCGCCGACCCGTCAAACGTGGTACCTGAAGACGACACACCGGGCATCTACGGCCACGAGGGCGTGGTCCGCGGCCTCCGCGGCGCGCTCACGCTCACCCCACTCCAGCGCGACGACGGCGACGGCGACGGCGACGACGGCGCCCGCCGCTTCCGCCTCGTGGTCGAGGACGGCTGGCAGCAGGGCCGGGGCGCGTTCGGGGGCCTGGTGCTGGGCGCCCTCGCCCAGGCGATCGAGGCGTCCGAGCCCGATCCCACGCGCAGGCTTCGCGCGCTGACGGGGCAGCTCCCGGGGCCCGTGCCGGTCGGCGAGTCGCTCCTGCGGGTGGCGGCCGTCCGCCGGGGCACCGGCGCGTCGACCTGGCAGGCCTGGCTCCACCACGCGGGCGAGACCCTCGCGGTCGCCACGGCGGTGCTGGGTCGCTCTCGCGGCGACGAGGCCAGCGCCGACCTGCAGAAGCGCGCGAGCCCCCCGTGGAGCGAGGTCCCCGTCACGCAGGTCGGCCCACCCTTGGCGCCTCGCTTCCTCCAGCACTTCGAGCTCCGCGTGACCGGACCTGTCCCGTTCTCGGGGGACGAGCCCCGGTGCGAGGGCTTCGTGCGCGAGCGCGGCGCCCGCTCGCGCGAGCGGAGCGCGGCCGAGGTGATCGCGCTCTCCGACGTGTACTGGCCCACGTTCCTCGTGAGACAGAGCGCACCGCGCGCGCTCGCGACGGTGTCTTTCTCGCTCCAGCTCATGACATCGCCGGCCGACCTCGATCCGGGCGCGCCTCTCTTTCACCAGGCGCGCGAGCTCGGGCGCTTCGGGGGCTTCGTCGCGGAGCAGCGCGATCTCTTCACGCCCGACGGCGCCCTCGTGGCGGTGAGCCAGCAGACGTTCGCCATAGTCAAGTAG
- the rsmD gene encoding 16S rRNA (guanine(966)-N(2))-methyltransferase RsmD — MRITGGDLRSRRLIAPRSTATRPTQDRVREALFSILTSRGVFESTPPRALDLYAGTGALGLEALSRGAAHCVFVEKARDALRALDENIRSLGVADRTTVLRVAVDRPLFDAPRLAAAGPFDLVFLDPPYAALAETQALLPALAARLAPDALVVLEHASSDAAGEVPGLSLEDTRIYGDTALSLFAVSAQT, encoded by the coding sequence ATGCGCATCACAGGAGGCGACCTCCGCTCGCGACGGCTGATCGCGCCCCGTTCCACGGCGACGCGCCCCACGCAAGACCGGGTGCGGGAGGCTCTGTTCTCGATCCTCACGTCGCGGGGGGTGTTCGAGAGCACCCCGCCGCGGGCCCTCGATCTCTACGCGGGGACGGGCGCGCTCGGCCTGGAGGCCCTCTCGCGCGGCGCCGCCCACTGTGTCTTCGTGGAGAAGGCCCGCGACGCCCTGCGCGCCCTCGACGAGAACATTCGCTCGCTCGGGGTCGCCGACCGCACGACCGTGCTCCGGGTCGCCGTCGACCGCCCCCTCTTCGACGCGCCGCGCCTGGCGGCCGCCGGGCCGTTCGACCTGGTCTTTCTCGATCCTCCCTACGCCGCGCTCGCCGAGACCCAGGCCCTGCTGCCCGCCCTGGCGGCGCGGCTGGCCCCCGACGCCCTGGTGGTGCTGGAGCACGCCTCGTCGGACGCGGCCGGCGAAGTACCTGGCTTATCTCTCGAAGATACGCGCATTTACGGTGACACCGCGCTCTCGCTGTTCGCCGTGAGTGCTCAAACTTGA
- a CDS encoding M23 family metallopeptidase: protein MKLTLREAFALDDIPRSLRDTLLVFRGDDNVLPAKWGLASTKQLRPRLGFSLWRGKALHGRRIPLMNLFNHTPTPVEEGWSTLVTQVRDFRGGTNTYDSHNGTDFAIPPGTPVCAAAPGRITHVINEYNRGGLKVVIDHGGHLLTSSNHLARAEVRVGDLVERGQVVAHSGYSGLDGLLTFPFGIPHVHYNVWLNGVAVDPFASDSEVSLWRDHNAPTPHRAADGGEPEVLPDTDLDLVGMSDALALCKDRRVRAELAAIRDPGLLATRLVFQHVTYPLRFSAAPRVYRSERPRAPRLDLPFRAEDFDGVVQLD, encoded by the coding sequence ATGAAGCTCACCCTCCGCGAAGCCTTCGCGCTCGACGACATCCCTCGCAGCCTCCGCGACACCCTCCTCGTGTTCCGCGGCGACGACAACGTGCTGCCCGCCAAGTGGGGCCTCGCCAGCACGAAGCAGCTGCGGCCGCGGCTCGGGTTCTCGCTCTGGCGGGGCAAGGCGCTTCACGGTCGCCGGATCCCCCTCATGAACCTCTTCAACCACACGCCCACCCCGGTGGAGGAGGGATGGTCCACGCTGGTCACCCAGGTGCGCGACTTCCGCGGCGGCACGAACACCTACGACAGCCACAACGGCACCGACTTCGCGATCCCTCCGGGCACGCCGGTCTGCGCGGCGGCGCCGGGGCGGATCACCCACGTCATCAACGAGTACAACCGCGGCGGGCTCAAGGTCGTCATCGACCACGGGGGCCACCTGCTCACCTCGAGCAACCACCTCGCGCGGGCCGAGGTGCGGGTGGGCGACCTCGTCGAGCGCGGACAGGTGGTGGCGCACTCGGGCTACAGCGGCCTCGACGGGCTGCTCACCTTCCCGTTCGGCATCCCGCACGTCCACTACAACGTGTGGCTGAACGGCGTCGCCGTCGATCCGTTCGCGAGCGACTCGGAGGTCTCGCTCTGGCGCGACCACAACGCCCCGACCCCGCACCGAGCGGCGGACGGCGGCGAGCCGGAGGTCCTCCCGGACACCGACCTCGACCTCGTGGGCATGTCCGACGCGCTCGCCCTATGCAAGGACCGCCGCGTCCGGGCGGAGCTCGCGGCGATCCGCGATCCGGGGCTGCTCGCCACGCGGCTCGTGTTCCAGCACGTCACCTACCCGCTCCGCTTCAGCGCGGCGCCGAGGGTCTACCGGAGCGAGCGCCCCCGCGCGCCGCGCCTCGACCTGCCGTTCCGCGCGGAAGACTTCGACGGCGTCGTGCAGCTCGACTGA
- a CDS encoding AgmX/PglI C-terminal domain-containing protein — protein MSTPSTPPPAGLPSGNGKYIAGAVLMLVAVGAVIGWKKCQTAPTPPPPPDAAVAFVPPPRNTDDDIPLPAAEEDAGPDAGKKINYIYLSNGCEVKKCAGTQHPDMATMLAFRAKAAHKCYDQALSQDATLKGGVTIALRLGTNGLACSAAVASNSTGNAGVAQCIAASMRAGGYPAPKGGCVDVAVPIQLKTR, from the coding sequence ATGAGCACGCCTTCCACGCCGCCGCCGGCGGGACTCCCTTCTGGAAACGGCAAGTACATCGCAGGCGCGGTGCTCATGCTCGTGGCGGTTGGCGCCGTCATCGGCTGGAAGAAGTGCCAGACGGCCCCCACGCCTCCGCCTCCTCCCGACGCCGCTGTGGCGTTCGTTCCGCCGCCGAGGAACACCGACGACGACATCCCGCTGCCCGCCGCCGAAGAGGACGCGGGCCCCGACGCCGGCAAGAAGATAAACTACATTTACCTCTCGAACGGCTGCGAGGTGAAGAAGTGCGCGGGCACCCAGCACCCCGACATGGCCACGATGCTGGCCTTCCGCGCCAAGGCCGCACACAAGTGCTACGATCAGGCGCTGTCGCAAGACGCGACCCTGAAGGGCGGCGTCACGATCGCCCTGCGACTCGGCACCAACGGCCTCGCGTGCTCGGCTGCCGTCGCGTCCAACTCGACCGGCAACGCGGGCGTGGCGCAGTGCATCGCCGCGTCGATGCGCGCGGGCGGCTACCCTGCCCCGAAGGGAGGCTGCGTCGACGTCGCGGTTCCCATCCAGCTGAAGACGAGGTGA
- a CDS encoding radical SAM protein yields the protein MAKEDTLVIHEIYASVQGESTFAGLRCTFVRTTGCNLRCSWCDTPQAFYGGTRMARADVLARALALDTPLVELTGGEPLLQPGAVPLLAELCDAGKTVLIETSGEADVSRVDPRVHKIMDVKAPGSGEAHRNRWSNLDHITPRDELKFVLKSREDYEFMRAVVAERRLADRTPNLLASTVFGALATRDLVAWVLEDRLPVRVQLQMHKFVWPPDAQGV from the coding sequence GTGGCCAAAGAAGACACCCTCGTCATCCACGAGATTTATGCGAGCGTGCAGGGCGAATCGACCTTCGCGGGGTTGCGGTGCACCTTCGTGCGCACGACGGGCTGCAACCTGCGCTGCTCGTGGTGCGACACCCCGCAGGCGTTCTACGGCGGAACGCGGATGGCACGCGCCGACGTGCTCGCGCGAGCCCTCGCGCTGGACACGCCGCTGGTCGAGCTCACCGGCGGCGAGCCGCTCCTTCAGCCGGGCGCGGTGCCCTTGCTGGCCGAGCTGTGCGACGCGGGCAAGACGGTGCTCATCGAGACGAGCGGCGAGGCCGACGTGTCGCGCGTCGACCCGCGGGTGCACAAGATCATGGACGTGAAGGCGCCCGGCTCGGGCGAGGCGCATCGCAACCGCTGGTCGAACCTCGACCACATCACGCCGCGCGACGAGCTCAAGTTCGTGCTGAAGAGCCGCGAAGACTACGAGTTCATGCGCGCCGTCGTGGCGGAGCGCCGCCTCGCCGACCGAACGCCGAACCTGCTCGCGAGCACCGTGTTCGGCGCGCTCGCCACCCGCGACCTCGTGGCCTGGGTGCTCGAGGACCGGCTGCCGGTGCGCGTGCAGCTGCAGATGCACAAGTTCGTCTGGCCTCCGGACGCGCAAGGGGTCTGA
- a CDS encoding Rrf2 family transcriptional regulator codes for MKRDGRLSGVLHVLLHMAQKGGTVTSEVLAGAMDTNPVVLRRVMAGLRDRGYVQSEKGHGGGWTLDCDLAKVTLRDVYTALGSPSLLAIGHRRETPGCIVEEAVNATLRKSFEDAESLLLSRLGEVTLAALSDDVRRRHATRGGARHSRRHP; via the coding sequence ATGAAGCGGGACGGCCGACTGTCGGGTGTGCTCCACGTGCTGCTGCACATGGCGCAGAAGGGCGGCACCGTGACGTCCGAGGTCCTCGCTGGGGCGATGGACACGAATCCGGTGGTGCTCCGTCGCGTGATGGCCGGGCTCCGTGACCGAGGCTACGTCCAGTCGGAGAAGGGACATGGCGGCGGGTGGACCCTGGACTGCGATCTCGCGAAGGTCACCCTGCGCGACGTCTACACGGCGCTCGGCTCCCCCTCGCTGCTCGCCATCGGGCACCGCAGGGAGACGCCCGGCTGTATCGTCGAGGAGGCGGTCAACGCGACGCTGCGCAAGTCGTTCGAGGACGCCGAGTCGCTGCTCCTTTCGCGCCTCGGCGAGGTGACGCTCGCGGCGCTGAGCGACGACGTGCGCCGTCGCCACGCGACTCGCGGCGGCGCGCGTCACTCGAGGAGGCACCCGTGA
- a CDS encoding GNAT family N-acetyltransferase produces MAELSERDGRVEIRAPSPSDGRRLAELWRLLWDVHEGWGSYPGSREERVYDELAARLSEEARSRGASAVSGRHVHLVASVRGEAVGQVEGWLDRHGVTRAVRWTCEVRSLVVSEDARHLGAARALLARLAGVAGELTAGAPAVLAAEVLEDNPAMAFYRKLGFRTPSYAVRLAAEAARALPFHTTRARLARPRDALALTFLEANLAERRRAAGDCRFDPPRALDAAGVDAIARHLEGAEPRLRLDPADLAVGDARGVARASGTLTFANLEPPFLPGVRAILARVSHDTCLPAVEALGPLVRLAGQLAHLAGARHLEVVDLPAPGSALYEAARGLGAAPWSRVALRDVG; encoded by the coding sequence GTGGCCGAGCTGAGCGAGCGCGACGGGCGCGTCGAGATCCGCGCCCCCTCCCCGAGCGACGGCCGGCGCCTCGCGGAGCTCTGGCGGCTCTTGTGGGACGTGCACGAGGGCTGGGGCAGCTACCCAGGCAGCCGCGAGGAGCGAGTGTACGACGAGCTCGCGGCGCGCTTGTCGGAGGAGGCCCGGTCCCGGGGGGCGAGCGCCGTCTCGGGGCGGCACGTCCACCTCGTGGCGAGCGTGCGGGGCGAGGCGGTCGGGCAGGTCGAGGGCTGGCTCGATCGCCACGGCGTCACGCGCGCGGTCCGATGGACCTGCGAGGTCCGGTCGCTCGTCGTCTCCGAGGACGCGCGGCACCTGGGCGCGGCGCGCGCGCTCCTTGCGCGGCTCGCGGGCGTCGCGGGCGAGCTCACCGCGGGCGCGCCGGCCGTGCTCGCGGCCGAGGTGCTCGAGGACAACCCAGCCATGGCGTTCTATAGGAAGCTTGGCTTCCGCACGCCGAGCTACGCTGTGCGGCTGGCGGCCGAGGCGGCCCGAGCGCTGCCTTTCCACACGACGCGCGCGAGGCTCGCGCGTCCACGCGACGCGCTGGCGCTCACGTTCCTCGAGGCGAACCTCGCCGAGCGCCGACGCGCGGCCGGCGACTGCCGCTTCGACCCGCCGCGCGCGCTCGACGCGGCCGGGGTAGACGCCATCGCGAGGCACCTCGAGGGCGCGGAGCCGCGCCTGCGCCTCGACCCCGCCGACCTCGCTGTGGGCGACGCGCGCGGGGTGGCGCGCGCCTCGGGCACCCTCACGTTCGCGAACCTGGAGCCGCCTTTTTTGCCCGGCGTGCGGGCCATCTTGGCGCGCGTCTCGCACGACACCTGCCTCCCGGCGGTCGAGGCGCTCGGGCCGCTCGTGCGCCTCGCGGGGCAGCTCGCGCACCTGGCCGGCGCGCGGCACCTCGAGGTCGTCGACTTACCCGCGCCCGGCTCGGCGCTGTACGAGGCGGCGCGCGGGCTCGGGGCGGCGCCATGGTCGCGCGTGGCGCTGCGCGACGTGGGGTGA
- the truA gene encoding tRNA pseudouridine(38-40) synthase TruA, with protein MTTAPREPSDPLAASAPTSPRARGVLLEVAYRGTRYSGFAAQRDVPTIEGELSRALRVIDPTASSLRFASRTDAGVHADGNIVSFDAELALPPRGWLQTLNRELPDDIAVRRVRAMPPGFNPRFASRSKRYRYSILLDKVRDPAWADRAWRVGYEVRLDALEAECGSVLGTHDFAAFRGAGDLRENTVRTLTRVELVRTGDPRLVQLVVEGSAFLYNMVRIVAGSLVDVGRAHLARGGLARALITKDRRDLGQTAPAHGLCLEHVDYILPDDVPAATSERDITPWPS; from the coding sequence GTGACGACGGCTCCGCGCGAGCCCTCCGATCCCCTTGCCGCCTCCGCGCCGACCTCGCCCCGCGCCCGGGGCGTGCTGCTCGAGGTCGCCTATCGCGGGACCCGCTACTCGGGCTTCGCCGCGCAGCGCGACGTGCCCACGATCGAGGGCGAGCTGTCCCGCGCGCTGCGAGTCATCGACCCGACCGCGTCGTCACTTCGCTTCGCGAGCCGCACCGACGCGGGGGTGCACGCCGACGGCAACATCGTGTCCTTCGACGCAGAGCTCGCGCTCCCGCCGCGAGGCTGGCTCCAGACGCTGAACCGCGAGCTGCCGGACGACATCGCCGTGCGCCGCGTCCGGGCGATGCCGCCGGGCTTCAATCCGCGGTTCGCGAGCCGCTCCAAGCGGTACAGATATTCGATATTACTAGATAAAGTGCGCGATCCCGCGTGGGCCGATCGGGCCTGGCGCGTGGGGTACGAGGTGCGGCTCGACGCCCTCGAGGCGGAGTGCGGGAGCGTGCTCGGCACCCACGACTTCGCCGCCTTTCGCGGCGCGGGGGATCTGCGAGAGAACACCGTGCGCACGCTCACGCGGGTCGAGCTCGTGCGCACCGGCGATCCGCGCCTCGTGCAGCTCGTGGTGGAGGGCAGCGCGTTCCTCTACAACATGGTGCGCATCGTGGCCGGCTCGCTCGTCGACGTGGGCCGGGCGCACCTCGCGCGCGGAGGTCTCGCGCGCGCCCTGATCACCAAAGACCGCCGCGACCTCGGCCAGACCGCGCCCGCCCACGGCCTCTGCCTTGAGCATGTAGATTACATTCTTCCGGACGACGTGCCCGCGGCGACCTCCGAGCGAGACATCACGCCGTGGCCGAGCTGA
- a CDS encoding DUF3160 domain-containing protein, translating into MNPGRPHRLSAAAATATTVALVALGALAGCVEETSMPAPGSVPRPPIVVQAKTLPGPPPAEWTYWDPVEPALRVDVPRVPSLPLVAPQVTHALGAQARWAALPESARIAFHKNGFVAVEPPALLDDTGDGPTLADLYASLERDKVPALLTADALLFLAQAAIDRAVADLEATVLGPALVRVLASLTAALAVEDRAVRRDAVEGVHLARGFVAVASALAAGTPPPADAAPLVEAELRLIEASAGRSQSPMFGVELDYASFAPSHALRPSPEGDARARLRFAQAATWLARAPFLLSSRGETEGSRINVQTARVHTRAALLLGGLLARESSRERSDDYAKLQRVLSFVLGPADDPSPVALLDVAKAAGEPMDRTASLADVARVDRVRRAALTRFEPGVYDGVAAVRVPETAQGPTSAGVGRAALGVRFLGASGPVDSQALQGLVFPFVGHALREAGSTSLSGHRAFATATDVVAWLGSAEARRVRRESGDDAFEGWDTARERTERLRPAPLAPARHATLHMSLLDVLSTYLEPSRGELSLPASFTSAYGRRKVEVAVCAWAHERHDARPFARAPAAAAAAPRARPKLEVRDAPVYVEPHPEALGHLLALLRQAARGLAAHGLPKGSRGELALTELEDLVDAAYQTATRATNEQPPTVELAARLAGVAGRLEWLEEAVGLRTGGVLAVHVHADPVSGRASVAGIGGLTEIHVALRDPRTGGLVHVIGPRLSAVDVVWPRSKALHDAALKADLGKSPLAPPPFVSAYYTR; encoded by the coding sequence GTGAATCCTGGACGCCCCCATAGGCTCTCTGCGGCCGCCGCGACCGCGACGACGGTCGCGCTGGTCGCGCTCGGCGCGCTGGCGGGATGCGTAGAAGAGACCTCGATGCCAGCGCCTGGCTCCGTGCCGCGCCCGCCGATCGTCGTCCAGGCGAAGACGCTCCCCGGTCCGCCGCCCGCGGAGTGGACGTACTGGGACCCCGTCGAGCCGGCGCTCCGCGTGGACGTGCCGCGCGTCCCGAGCCTCCCGCTGGTCGCGCCCCAGGTCACCCACGCGCTCGGCGCGCAGGCGCGCTGGGCCGCCCTGCCCGAGTCCGCGCGGATCGCGTTTCACAAGAACGGCTTCGTCGCCGTGGAGCCGCCCGCGCTGCTCGACGACACCGGGGACGGCCCCACGCTGGCCGACCTCTACGCGAGCCTCGAGAGGGACAAGGTGCCGGCGCTCCTCACCGCCGACGCGCTGCTCTTTCTCGCGCAGGCCGCGATCGATCGCGCCGTGGCGGACCTCGAGGCGACGGTGCTCGGGCCCGCCCTCGTGAGGGTGCTCGCGAGCCTCACCGCGGCGCTCGCGGTGGAAGACCGCGCGGTGCGCCGCGACGCCGTGGAGGGCGTCCACCTCGCGCGGGGCTTCGTGGCCGTCGCCTCGGCGCTCGCGGCGGGCACGCCGCCGCCCGCAGACGCCGCGCCGCTCGTCGAGGCCGAGCTCCGGCTCATCGAGGCCTCGGCGGGGCGCTCCCAGAGCCCGATGTTCGGGGTCGAGCTCGACTACGCCAGCTTCGCTCCCTCGCACGCCCTGCGCCCCTCGCCGGAGGGCGACGCGCGCGCGCGGCTGCGCTTCGCGCAAGCGGCCACCTGGCTGGCGCGAGCCCCGTTCCTGCTCTCGTCGCGGGGTGAGACCGAGGGGAGCCGCATCAACGTGCAAACTGCACGTGTTCACACGCGGGCGGCGCTGCTGCTCGGCGGTCTGCTCGCGAGGGAGTCGTCGCGCGAGCGCAGCGACGACTACGCGAAGCTCCAGCGCGTGTTGTCGTTCGTGCTGGGGCCCGCGGACGACCCTTCTCCGGTCGCGCTGCTCGACGTCGCGAAGGCCGCCGGGGAGCCGATGGACCGCACAGCGTCGCTGGCCGACGTGGCGCGGGTCGATCGCGTGCGGCGCGCCGCGCTCACGCGCTTCGAGCCGGGAGTTTACGACGGCGTCGCGGCGGTGAGGGTGCCCGAGACCGCGCAAGGGCCTACGTCCGCCGGCGTCGGCCGCGCGGCGCTGGGTGTGCGCTTTCTGGGGGCGAGCGGGCCCGTCGACTCGCAGGCCCTCCAGGGCCTCGTGTTCCCCTTCGTCGGGCACGCGCTTCGTGAAGCGGGCTCGACTTCCCTCTCCGGGCACCGGGCGTTCGCCACCGCGACCGACGTCGTCGCGTGGCTGGGCTCGGCCGAGGCGCGCCGTGTGCGACGCGAGTCCGGCGACGACGCGTTCGAGGGGTGGGACACCGCGCGCGAGCGCACCGAGCGGCTCCGGCCCGCGCCGCTGGCGCCCGCGCGGCACGCGACGCTCCACATGAGCCTGCTCGACGTGCTCTCAACCTACCTCGAGCCCTCGCGGGGCGAGCTCTCGCTCCCGGCGAGCTTCACCTCAGCTTACGGGCGCCGCAAGGTGGAGGTCGCGGTGTGCGCTTGGGCGCACGAGCGCCACGACGCTCGGCCCTTCGCGCGCGCGCCTGCCGCCGCCGCCGCCGCCCCGCGCGCACGCCCGAAGCTCGAGGTCCGCGACGCGCCGGTGTACGTCGAGCCTCACCCCGAGGCGCTCGGTCACCTCCTCGCGCTGCTCCGCCAGGCCGCCCGCGGGCTCGCGGCGCACGGGCTCCCGAAGGGCTCGCGCGGGGAGCTCGCGCTCACCGAGCTCGAGGACCTCGTGGACGCCGCCTACCAGACCGCGACGCGCGCTACGAACGAACAGCCTCCCACGGTGGAGCTCGCCGCCCGCCTCGCCGGCGTCGCGGGGCGCCTCGAGTGGCTGGAAGAGGCCGTAGGGCTGCGCACGGGCGGAGTGCTCGCCGTGCACGTCCACGCCGATCCGGTCTCGGGCCGCGCCAGCGTCGCGGGGATCGGCGGCCTCACCGAGATCCACGTCGCGCTCCGCGATCCCCGCACCGGCGGCCTCGTCCACGTCATCGGTCCGCGCCTCTCCGCCGTCGACGTCGTCTGGCCGCGGTCGAAGGCGCTGCACGACGCCGCGCTGAAGGCCGATCTCGGGAAGAGCCCGCTCGCGCCCCCTCCGTTCGTGTCGGCCTATTACACGCGCTGA